The stretch of DNA GATAGTATTGTTCACAGACTAGATCCTAGACTTAAACTATATTTTATTTTTATGTTTATACTTTCCATATTTTTTATAAAAAGTTTTCTGGTATTTATACCACTTGCAATTTTTTTGTTTTCAATTATAAAAATTGCAAAATTACCGATTCTAATGGTTTTAAAGGGATTAAAAGGAATTTTTTATATTGTTTTATTTACGGTGATTTTGAATTTAATTTTAACACCGGGAGAGGTCTTATTTAGAATATGGATTATAAATATAACTAAAGAAGGAATTAAATTAAGTGCATTTATGAGTGTTAGAATAATTCTTTTAGTTATAGGTACAAGCCTTTTAACTCTTACAACAAGTCCAATTGTGCTTACTGATGCTTTGGAATATGTTATGAAACCTTTTGAAAAAATCAAGTTTCCTGCTCATTCTGTAGCTATGATGATGACAATCGCATTAAGATTTATACCAACAATTTTAGATGAAATGGATAAAATTACTAAGGCTCAAACTGCAAGAGGTGCAGATTTTGAAACTGGAAGTATTATATCAAGAGCAAAA from Parvimonas micra encodes:
- a CDS encoding energy-coupling factor transporter transmembrane component T family protein; the protein is MVKNISIGRFFPGDSIVHRLDPRLKLYFIFMFILSIFFIKSFLVFIPLAIFLFSIIKIAKLPILMVLKGLKGIFYIVLFTVILNLILTPGEVLFRIWIINITKEGIKLSAFMSVRIILLVIGTSLLTLTTSPIVLTDALEYVMKPFEKIKFPAHSVAMMMTIALRFIPTILDEMDKITKAQTARGADFETGSIISRAKSLIPLLVPLFVNALKRADELAVAMEARCYRGGEGRTRMNVLKYSRTDYIVMAFITVVFGLVIASRYFLNIWIFN